Proteins from a single region of Sphaerochaeta globosa str. Buddy:
- a CDS encoding IS1/IS1595 family N-terminal zinc-binding domain-containing protein has product MPKHITSSRKETPWTGKDDATPLQSFIDAINLSNYKKKHPSISDTEESELLNSYAPQECRYCQSLKIQKYGFTSNHVRRYRCSDCERTFTVTTGTIFDNHKIPISEWVDYLLGLFRMQSFNSVSKSNRNSDTTTNYWTSKLCLTLRGYQDTIVLRGKAYIDETFYKLRKEDIQMKEDGLQYRGLSRNQICMGIGCDLSGHVFCTIEGNGKTSSKKTLEAFLHHIEPGTTLVHDREKSHDSLVKDLHLVSEAHSSKSLKGLPDKENPMNEINQRCRQLKQFLNSHSGFDRANLSDYLNLFAFIVNPPNDPYKKIETLLNRVFENPISLSYREKYSN; this is encoded by the coding sequence ATGCCCAAGCATATCACTTCATCCAGGAAGGAGACACCCTGGACCGGCAAGGACGATGCGACCCCGTTGCAATCATTCATTGATGCAATCAATCTGTCCAACTACAAGAAGAAGCATCCCTCAATTTCGGACACCGAAGAAAGTGAGCTTCTCAACTCCTATGCACCCCAGGAGTGCCGGTATTGCCAGAGCCTCAAGATCCAGAAATACGGATTCACGAGCAACCATGTCAGACGTTACCGGTGTTCGGATTGCGAAAGGACTTTCACGGTCACAACGGGCACCATATTCGACAACCACAAGATACCCATAAGCGAATGGGTGGATTATCTGCTCGGCTTGTTCAGGATGCAGAGCTTCAACTCAGTATCGAAATCAAACAGAAACAGCGACACAACAACGAATTACTGGACATCCAAACTCTGCCTTACACTCAGGGGATACCAAGATACTATTGTTCTCAGGGGAAAAGCTTACATCGATGAGACCTTCTACAAGCTGAGGAAAGAAGATATCCAGATGAAGGAGGATGGGCTGCAGTATCGTGGTCTATCACGAAACCAGATCTGCATGGGGATAGGATGCGATCTCTCCGGCCATGTTTTCTGTACCATCGAGGGGAACGGAAAGACATCCTCCAAGAAAACGTTGGAGGCATTCCTTCATCATATCGAGCCAGGGACAACCCTTGTCCATGATAGAGAGAAAAGCCATGACAGTCTGGTGAAAGACCTGCACTTGGTGAGTGAAGCTCATAGCTCGAAGTCGCTCAAAGGCTTGCCTGACAAGGAAAATCCAATGAACGAAATCAACCAGCGCTGTCGACAGCTCAAGCAGTTCCTGAACTCGCATTCCGGTTTTGACAGAGCCAATCTCTCTGATTACTTGAACCTCTTTGCTTTTATTGTCAATCCTCCCAACGACCCGTACAAAAAGATTGAAACTCTACTCAACAGGGTTTTCGAAAACCCTATTTCGCTCAGTTACAGAGAGAAATACTCAAACTAA
- a CDS encoding site-specific DNA-methyltransferase, with product MVKDRNHKTIETLTHEEAKRKNIPTAEYQSIIDQEVKSSIRVAYERRNKDLDPQLVWKGKDVQDWSDLIVHVPPLYIQEKVHPKVLIDDLVKQTERDKRNEDAQIDLFSDFNGLPNEAAKTEFYQHDAHWSNRMILGDSLYVMASLAEREGLRGKVQCIYIDPPYGIKFNSNFQWSTTSREVRDGNIQHITRESEQVKAFRDTWRYGVHSYLTFLRERLTISRELLSDSGSIFIQIGEENVHRIRVLMDEIFGENNYQSTIYFATTGGFATSGLSRIGDYILWYSKNAENTKHRQLYTKKKGADDDRSAYKNIQLGIGDRRRLSIDELDNLEVSQQKGKIFRIDNLCGQGSPKEPTPFNFQGRTYKPSNDSHWKPNFPDGLERLKKADRINATPKALSYIRYFNDYPVSPLRDIWDDTGHSGFSYDKLYVVQTGTNVIQRCILMTTDPGDLVLDPTCGSGTTAYVAEQWGRRWITIDTSRVALALARGRIMGARYPYYLLLDSTDGQAKEAELSKRYLSIKHTNGDIRQGFVYERVPHTTLSSIANNTEIDVIYEKYQRELEQLLLDFNQLLGEALKEWEVPLEQKSIWNSTVSEVHAKLWKLRSQRQNEIDNSILKNAETEYLYDKPFEDKRRVRVAGPFTVESLSPHRVLGIDENDELIKDSWDKEPEFGGKLDFYNMILENLKTSGVQQAHKEDKIIFTSLVAWPGKLICAEGQFVDSVKNIEKIRRAGIFIGPEFGTVSRPDLVEAAREAADAGFDVLISCAFNYDALSTEFNSLGRIQILKARMNADLHMAEDLRNTGKGNLFVVFGEPDITLINNNSGKIQVKINGVDVFHPNTGEVRSSGPEEIACWFIDSDYNEESFFIRQAYFLGTNDPYGALKTTLKAEINKEAWDSLKSDVSRPFEKPKSGRIAVKVVNHLGDEVMKVFRV from the coding sequence ATGGTAAAAGATAGAAATCATAAGACAATAGAAACACTTACCCATGAAGAAGCCAAACGTAAAAATATACCAACTGCTGAATATCAGTCCATTATCGATCAAGAGGTAAAGAGTTCTATACGTGTCGCGTATGAACGTAGAAATAAGGATCTTGACCCTCAATTAGTTTGGAAGGGAAAAGATGTCCAGGATTGGTCAGATCTTATTGTCCACGTACCTCCTCTATACATTCAAGAAAAAGTGCATCCAAAAGTTCTCATAGATGATTTAGTAAAGCAAACAGAAAGAGATAAGAGAAATGAAGATGCACAGATAGATTTGTTCTCCGATTTTAATGGACTACCAAACGAAGCTGCAAAAACAGAATTCTATCAACATGATGCACACTGGTCGAACAGAATGATTCTCGGAGATTCTCTTTATGTGATGGCAAGTCTAGCAGAAAGAGAAGGCCTAAGAGGAAAAGTCCAATGCATTTATATTGATCCACCATACGGGATTAAGTTTAATTCCAATTTTCAGTGGTCTACAACTAGTCGCGAGGTAAGGGATGGGAATATCCAGCATATTACACGAGAATCTGAACAAGTGAAGGCTTTCAGGGATACCTGGAGGTATGGAGTCCATTCATATCTAACCTTTTTAAGAGAAAGATTAACAATCTCAAGAGAACTTCTATCCGATTCAGGATCAATTTTCATACAGATTGGAGAAGAAAATGTCCACCGCATTCGAGTATTGATGGATGAAATATTTGGTGAGAATAACTATCAGAGTACAATATATTTTGCCACTACTGGGGGATTTGCAACCTCAGGATTGTCCAGAATTGGAGATTACATTCTCTGGTATTCAAAAAATGCAGAAAATACAAAACATAGGCAGTTATATACCAAAAAAAAGGGAGCTGATGATGATCGGAGCGCTTATAAAAACATACAACTTGGTATAGGCGATAGACGGCGATTATCAATAGATGAGTTGGATAATCTCGAAGTATCCCAGCAAAAGGGTAAAATATTCCGAATTGATAACTTGTGCGGGCAAGGTTCTCCAAAAGAGCCCACTCCATTTAATTTTCAAGGAAGAACATATAAACCTTCTAATGACAGCCATTGGAAACCGAATTTTCCAGATGGTCTGGAGAGACTGAAAAAAGCAGATCGGATCAATGCAACACCGAAGGCTCTGAGCTATATAAGATACTTTAATGATTACCCAGTTTCTCCATTAAGGGATATTTGGGATGACACAGGGCATTCTGGTTTTTCTTATGACAAATTATATGTTGTTCAGACAGGAACAAATGTAATTCAACGGTGTATTTTAATGACAACTGATCCAGGAGATTTGGTACTTGATCCTACATGTGGTTCTGGTACAACCGCTTATGTAGCAGAGCAATGGGGACGACGATGGATTACTATTGATACTTCAAGGGTTGCTCTTGCCTTGGCCCGAGGACGAATTATGGGGGCTCGCTATCCATATTATTTGCTCTTAGATTCTACCGATGGTCAGGCTAAAGAAGCTGAACTTTCAAAAAGATATTTATCAATAAAACATACAAATGGTGATATTAGACAAGGTTTTGTATATGAGCGAGTTCCACATACCACGTTAAGCTCAATCGCAAATAATACTGAAATAGATGTTATATATGAAAAGTATCAGCGTGAATTGGAACAATTATTACTGGACTTTAATCAATTGTTGGGTGAGGCACTGAAAGAATGGGAAGTTCCGTTAGAACAAAAATCTATTTGGAATTCTACAGTAAGTGAAGTTCATGCAAAATTGTGGAAACTGCGAAGCCAAAGACAAAATGAAATTGATAATTCAATTTTGAAGAATGCAGAGACTGAGTATCTTTATGATAAGCCATTTGAAGATAAACGAAGGGTCAGGGTAGCTGGTCCATTTACAGTTGAGAGTCTTTCCCCTCATAGAGTTCTTGGTATTGATGAAAATGACGAATTAATTAAGGATTCTTGGGATAAAGAACCTGAGTTCGGAGGCAAGCTGGATTTCTATAATATGATTCTTGAGAATTTGAAGACTTCTGGTGTCCAACAAGCTCATAAAGAAGATAAGATTATTTTCACTTCTTTAGTAGCTTGGCCAGGGAAATTAATCTGTGCTGAAGGGCAATTTGTTGATAGTGTGAAAAATATTGAGAAAATTAGACGTGCAGGGATTTTTATTGGACCTGAATTTGGCACGGTTTCCAGACCAGATCTCGTTGAAGCAGCGAGAGAAGCTGCAGATGCTGGATTTGATGTCCTAATCTCATGTGCTTTCAATTATGATGCGCTATCGACTGAATTTAATAGTTTAGGGCGTATTCAGATCCTCAAAGCTCGCATGAATGCTGACCTGCATATGGCTGAAGATCTTCGAAACACAGGCAAGGGCAATCTATTTGTTGTTTTTGGAGAACCTGACATCACTTTAATCAATAATAATTCAGGTAAGATTCAAGTCAAGATTAATGGTGTAGATGTATTCCATCCCAATACAGGTGAAGTACGTTCTAGCGGACCTGAAGAAATAGCTTGTTGGTTTATTGATTCTGATTATAACGAAGAGAGTTTTTTTATTAGGCAAGCATATTTTCTTGGTACTAATGATCCTTATGGGGCTTTGAAAACAACATTAAAAGCTGAGATCAACAAAGAAGCATGGGATTCTTTAAAAAGTGATGTGTCTAGACCTTTTGAAAAACCAAAGTCAGGGCGAATCGCTGTAAAGGTCGTGAATCACCTTGGCGATGAAGTTATGAAGGTGTTTAGAGTATAA
- a CDS encoding toll/interleukin-1 receptor domain-containing protein yields the protein MNEQNIKFELPKKIDTCLKILSKQFQKQGRKDLQEIVVNSIPRIQTGWSFDNWNGGTYGHALYLAVPEIIYPNNADDKTELQDQITKAINKVHDIQNELIAEVFIETQEGSEVIDWRKESGLLLPNKRVISAPVTERIWGDKGFRVFLSHKTEVKKETAQLKAKLKLFGISCFVAHEDIDPTQEWQTEIENALNTMDSFIALLTGSFHDSNWTDQEVGFAFGRGVPIISVRLERDPYGFIGKFQALSSTWIGAPDKIVQILIKNDAMVNAYIEAIKDCTNYDESNKLSELLPYIEKLSQNQIDNIIDAFNSNSQINESYGFNGRKPTKYGEGLVYHLNRVSKIDFKLTQWNQIERLNDVK from the coding sequence ATGAATGAACAAAACATCAAATTTGAACTTCCCAAAAAAATTGATACATGTTTAAAAATTCTTTCGAAACAATTCCAAAAACAGGGACGGAAGGATCTTCAAGAGATTGTAGTCAACTCAATCCCAAGGATTCAAACCGGTTGGTCCTTTGATAATTGGAATGGGGGAACATATGGACATGCTCTGTACTTGGCAGTTCCTGAGATAATTTACCCAAACAATGCAGATGATAAAACCGAGCTGCAAGATCAAATAACGAAAGCAATAAATAAAGTTCACGATATACAGAATGAGTTAATAGCAGAAGTTTTCATTGAGACGCAGGAGGGATCAGAAGTAATTGACTGGCGAAAAGAGTCTGGGCTTTTGCTCCCAAATAAACGAGTCATTTCAGCGCCTGTTACAGAACGTATTTGGGGAGATAAAGGGTTCCGTGTTTTTCTTAGCCATAAGACAGAAGTTAAAAAAGAGACTGCTCAACTTAAAGCAAAATTAAAATTATTTGGAATTTCATGTTTCGTGGCCCACGAGGACATTGATCCTACACAAGAGTGGCAGACTGAAATCGAAAATGCCCTTAATACAATGGACTCCTTTATTGCATTATTAACCGGTAGTTTTCATGATAGTAACTGGACAGATCAGGAGGTTGGTTTTGCTTTCGGTAGAGGAGTTCCCATCATTTCAGTCAGGCTAGAAAGAGATCCTTACGGATTTATTGGCAAATTCCAGGCGCTATCAAGTACTTGGATTGGAGCTCCTGATAAAATTGTGCAGATTCTTATCAAGAATGATGCAATGGTAAATGCTTATATTGAAGCTATTAAAGATTGTACTAATTATGACGAAAGTAACAAGTTATCTGAATTATTGCCATATATTGAGAAACTTTCCCAGAATCAAATTGACAATATTATTGATGCATTTAACAGTAACAGCCAGATAAATGAAAGCTATGGATTTAATGGTAGAAAACCAACAAAATATGGTGAAGGCTTAGTTTATCATCTAAATCGCGTAAGCAAAATAGATTTCAAGCTCACTCAATGGAATCAGATTGAGCGGCTTAATGATGTGAAATAG
- a CDS encoding MarR family transcriptional regulator encodes MARKIKVKLILELHEQGISMNEISNTRKISKHSVCTTVEKAKQKGLSYKDMKDMTDDAAYRLVFPERHAPDSIPCKRIPSNIVSIHTKLEPSILKNEIIFFIFIHLI; translated from the coding sequence ATGGCCAGGAAAATCAAGGTGAAGCTCATTCTTGAGCTTCATGAGCAGGGGATATCAATGAATGAGATATCCAACACAAGAAAAATCTCCAAACATTCAGTCTGTACAACCGTGGAGAAAGCGAAGCAAAAAGGATTGTCCTACAAGGATATGAAGGACATGACCGACGATGCAGCCTACCGGCTGGTATTCCCTGAAAGGCATGCCCCTGACTCAATTCCTTGCAAGCGCATTCCTAGTAATATCGTCAGTATCCACACCAAGCTCGAACCAAGTATTTTGAAAAACGAGATAATATTCTTCATCTTTATTCACTTGATATAG
- a CDS encoding ArdC family protein, whose protein sequence is MKSEQKNSVYEIVTQRIIDFIEQNNELPWRKPWATVESAQQNYKSRKPYQGVNAILTGMSGFSSPLWLTFKQARELGGNVKKGEKSTPVIFWSTIERKVKDDEIEDDETTKKFGFYRLYFVFNSSQIEGIEFPEIIKPTQNFNPITEAEEVIRNMPNCPRISRDGGGAYYSPVFDTVTIPDTFFTSEELYSALFHELVHSTGHPSRLNRFKEEGDDHKFGSQTYSREELTAEMGSSFILNTLGIANESTDKNSAAYIKSWLRALRNDPQMVVTAASKAGRAANYIMNKEADNVVGN, encoded by the coding sequence ATGAAGAGTGAACAGAAAAATTCCGTGTATGAGATAGTCACGCAAAGAATCATTGATTTCATCGAGCAGAACAATGAGCTTCCTTGGAGAAAACCTTGGGCAACGGTTGAATCGGCTCAACAGAATTACAAGAGCAGAAAGCCCTATCAAGGTGTCAATGCCATTCTCACAGGGATGAGTGGATTTTCCAGCCCTTTGTGGTTGACCTTCAAACAGGCAAGAGAACTTGGCGGAAACGTCAAGAAAGGCGAGAAATCAACACCTGTCATTTTCTGGTCTACCATCGAAAGAAAGGTTAAGGATGATGAAATAGAAGATGATGAAACCACCAAGAAATTTGGTTTTTATCGCCTGTATTTCGTCTTCAATTCGTCTCAGATAGAGGGTATCGAATTCCCTGAAATCATCAAGCCTACGCAGAATTTCAACCCGATTACCGAGGCCGAAGAAGTCATCAGAAACATGCCAAATTGTCCACGTATCAGCAGGGATGGAGGTGGAGCCTATTACTCTCCCGTTTTCGATACCGTGACGATTCCAGACACGTTTTTCACATCAGAGGAACTATACTCCGCTTTGTTCCATGAGCTGGTCCACAGCACAGGCCATCCTTCCAGGCTCAACAGGTTCAAGGAAGAAGGTGATGACCACAAATTCGGAAGTCAAACCTACTCAAGGGAAGAGTTGACCGCTGAGATGGGTTCATCATTCATTCTCAACACGCTTGGCATTGCAAACGAGAGCACCGACAAGAATTCGGCAGCATATATCAAGAGTTGGCTCAGGGCACTCAGGAATGACCCTCAGATGGTCGTTACCGCAGCAAGCAAGGCAGGGAGAGCTGCCAACTATATCATGAACAAGGAGGCAGACAATGTCGTGGGAAACTAA
- a CDS encoding BPTD_3080 family restriction endonuclease gives MSIPFFDHPILNSPYEYPTRHWELDESGQPTQKIVNTRREAKFIVPFPTAKKHEAQQTSLLFGDEENLSTERQQYNENAVINAIRGKVDEWRMLPPSEWLVTPETTRLLQHWRHHQFAGIRPFFCQVEAVETLIWLIEVAPRLGKEGQSFLNHIEDVSLDANPELLRIAMKMATGAGKTTVMAMVIAWQTINAVRHPQSRRFTRGFLIVAPGITIRDRLRVLFPNDPDSYYSVRELVPKDMLSDLERAKIVVTNYHAFMLRERMVLSKGGRSLLQGRGEALNTLETEGQMIQRVMPELMSLKNILIINDEAHHCYREKPDKDGLSGDDKDEAEKNNNAARVWITGLEAVKRKIGNLFVLDLSATPFFLRGSGYAEGTLFPWVVSDFSLMDAIESGIVKLPRIPIADNIPQGEMPKFRNLWTHIGPKMPKKGRGKGVILDPLCLPVELQTALDALYGHYNETFKLWVQAGIDTPPCFIIVCNNTASSKLVYDYVSGFIREDENGKQIFINGRLELFRNFDETGIPLGRPRTLLIDSQQLESGDALDKDFRTMAADEIDRFKREMLARGAGRDAVDNLSDQDILREVMNTVGKKERLGGSIRCVVSVAMLTEGWDANTVTHVLGIRAFGTQLLCEQVIGRALRRQSYEINGEGLFDVEYADVLGIPFDFTAKPIVAPPNKPRETVHVNAIPERSAHEIVFPRVQGYRTELPEDRLEAEFTDDSTFCLTPDIVGPTETRNSGIIGESVDLSIKYLEKVRRNTVLYSLTKHLLETKFRDPNGEPKLFLFGQLKKIVSDWMEKHLICKGTFPAQLLYKELADIACERISNAITRASSGENPIMVVLDPYNPTGSTSNVNFTTSKSTRWQTDSQKCHINWAIADSNWELEFCRIVESHPRVISYVKNNGLGFEVPYRIGSVSRIYIPDFILLINDDHEDLLHLIIEIKGYRREDAKDKKLTMETFWIRGVNNIKSYGRWAFAELIDLFDMKEVFEDLIKQVVVSNEEVFTISKRTELFNGKR, from the coding sequence ATGTCAATTCCTTTTTTTGATCATCCAATTCTAAATTCTCCGTATGAATATCCAACGCGTCACTGGGAACTCGATGAATCAGGTCAGCCTACACAGAAAATAGTCAATACTCGTCGTGAAGCAAAATTCATAGTTCCTTTTCCAACAGCAAAGAAACATGAGGCACAGCAAACAAGTTTACTATTTGGAGATGAAGAGAACCTATCAACAGAAAGACAACAATACAACGAAAATGCGGTTATAAATGCAATCAGGGGTAAAGTTGATGAGTGGCGAATGCTCCCTCCATCTGAATGGCTAGTAACACCGGAAACTACAAGACTCCTTCAGCATTGGAGGCACCATCAGTTCGCAGGAATCCGCCCATTTTTTTGTCAAGTTGAAGCTGTTGAAACGCTGATCTGGCTAATTGAAGTAGCTCCTAGACTAGGAAAAGAGGGGCAAAGTTTCCTGAATCATATCGAAGATGTAAGTCTTGATGCGAACCCAGAACTGTTACGAATTGCGATGAAGATGGCAACTGGCGCAGGAAAAACTACGGTCATGGCGATGGTGATCGCCTGGCAAACGATTAATGCAGTTCGTCATCCTCAAAGTAGACGATTTACACGAGGATTTCTAATAGTTGCACCTGGCATTACTATTCGAGATCGATTAAGAGTTCTTTTCCCAAATGATCCTGATAGTTACTATTCAGTTAGAGAACTCGTCCCGAAAGATATGCTTTCTGATCTGGAGAGAGCAAAAATTGTGGTTACGAATTACCATGCTTTTATGTTGCGTGAACGCATGGTGCTGTCGAAGGGGGGGAGATCTCTATTACAAGGGAGGGGAGAAGCATTAAATACCCTGGAGACCGAAGGGCAGATGATTCAGCGAGTGATGCCCGAACTCATGAGTTTGAAGAATATTTTAATCATCAATGATGAAGCTCACCATTGCTACCGGGAAAAACCTGATAAGGATGGACTTTCTGGAGACGATAAGGATGAAGCTGAAAAAAACAATAATGCTGCTCGTGTTTGGATTACTGGTCTTGAAGCTGTAAAACGAAAAATTGGGAATTTATTTGTTCTAGACTTATCTGCAACTCCTTTTTTTCTTCGTGGTTCCGGGTATGCAGAAGGAACACTTTTCCCTTGGGTCGTGAGTGATTTCTCACTCATGGATGCAATTGAATCTGGCATTGTCAAACTTCCCCGAATACCTATTGCTGATAATATTCCTCAAGGTGAAATGCCAAAGTTTAGAAATCTATGGACTCACATTGGCCCAAAAATGCCAAAGAAGGGCAGGGGAAAAGGAGTTATTCTCGATCCTCTATGTTTACCCGTTGAATTACAGACTGCTTTGGATGCTTTATATGGACATTACAATGAAACTTTCAAGCTCTGGGTACAAGCAGGAATAGATACTCCTCCTTGCTTTATAATTGTCTGTAACAACACAGCTTCTTCTAAACTTGTCTATGACTATGTGTCTGGCTTTATTCGTGAAGATGAGAATGGAAAACAAATATTCATTAATGGAAGACTAGAATTGTTCAGAAATTTTGATGAAACAGGAATTCCTCTCGGACGGCCGAGAACTTTATTAATCGATTCACAGCAATTAGAATCCGGCGATGCTCTTGATAAAGACTTTAGGACAATGGCTGCTGATGAAATAGATCGTTTCAAACGCGAAATGCTTGCGCGAGGTGCAGGACGAGACGCTGTTGACAATTTATCCGACCAAGACATATTGCGAGAAGTTATGAATACTGTCGGTAAGAAGGAAAGGCTTGGAGGATCAATTCGTTGTGTTGTTTCAGTTGCAATGCTTACTGAAGGATGGGACGCTAATACAGTAACCCATGTACTTGGAATCCGAGCCTTTGGGACTCAGTTGTTATGCGAGCAGGTAATTGGAAGAGCTCTTAGACGCCAGTCATATGAGATTAACGGTGAAGGGCTGTTTGATGTTGAATATGCTGATGTTTTAGGTATTCCATTTGATTTTACTGCCAAGCCCATTGTTGCTCCTCCCAATAAACCAAGAGAAACTGTGCATGTTAATGCAATTCCTGAAAGAAGCGCTCATGAGATTGTTTTTCCACGTGTTCAGGGTTATCGGACAGAGCTCCCTGAGGATAGACTGGAAGCAGAATTCACCGATGATTCAACTTTCTGTTTAACCCCAGACATTGTGGGCCCAACAGAAACCCGGAACTCAGGAATCATCGGGGAATCTGTTGATTTGAGTATTAAATATCTAGAAAAGGTCAGAAGAAATACTGTTTTGTACTCTTTGACAAAACATCTATTGGAAACTAAGTTTCGCGATCCCAATGGTGAACCAAAGTTATTTCTTTTTGGACAATTGAAAAAAATCGTCTCAGACTGGATGGAGAAACATTTGATCTGTAAGGGCACTTTCCCCGCACAGTTGTTGTACAAAGAATTAGCTGATATTGCATGTGAGAGAATTTCGAATGCAATTACCAGAGCTTCTAGTGGAGAGAATCCGATTATGGTTGTACTCGATCCTTATAACCCTACGGGTTCAACCAGCAATGTGAATTTTACCACTAGTAAATCCACGAGGTGGCAAACAGATTCTCAGAAATGTCATATAAATTGGGCGATTGCTGATAGTAATTGGGAACTTGAATTCTGTAGGATTGTTGAAAGTCATCCAAGGGTTATCTCCTATGTAAAAAACAATGGCCTTGGTTTTGAAGTTCCTTACCGAATAGGTTCAGTTAGCAGGATCTATATACCAGATTTTATCCTGCTTATTAATGATGATCACGAAGATTTATTACATCTGATTATTGAGATTAAAGGATATCGCAGAGAAGATGCTAAAGATAAAAAACTTACTATGGAGACGTTCTGGATTCGTGGGGTTAATAATATCAAATCTTATGGACGTTGGGCATTTGCTGAACTTATTGATCTTTTCGATATGAAAGAGGTCTTTGAGGATCTGATTAAGCAAGTTGTTGTATCCAATGAAGAAGTATTTACAATTAGTAAAAGGACGGAGTTGTTTAATGGTAAAAGATAG
- a CDS encoding IS1/IS1595 family N-terminal zinc-binding domain-containing protein, protein MKPDQHSTSRRSTPWDEQGDITPSQAFIKQHHERHYHERHHALAETNEAEFLNSKIPFGCRLCGSSDIKKAGLSANGVQMYRCNACNRKFTVLTGTVFDGHKIPISEWIEYLYNLFSYVSLRADSWNNKNAITTSRFWLEKVFLLVQEYQEGIVLEGEVTLDETFYSVRTSDLVMQEGKKLRGISRNQICIGVACDSHHVFCTLEGYGKPTQRKAYESFKDHIRPGSVLIHDKEGSHRKLVEGLGLQSRAYQSAELKKLQDKENPMERVNRIHFYLKRFFLAHSSFDRDSIEGFINLFSFVMNPPKEKLEKVDILINLGIECSRNISYRELFLKKKANSEGF, encoded by the coding sequence ATGAAACCAGATCAGCACAGCACATCCCGGCGTTCCACGCCCTGGGATGAACAAGGAGACATCACTCCTTCCCAGGCTTTCATCAAGCAGCATCATGAGCGTCATTACCATGAGCGGCACCATGCCTTAGCCGAAACAAATGAAGCCGAGTTCCTCAACAGCAAGATTCCTTTTGGTTGCAGGCTGTGCGGATCCAGTGACATTAAGAAGGCCGGACTGTCGGCAAATGGTGTGCAGATGTACCGATGCAATGCCTGCAACAGGAAATTCACCGTGCTTACGGGAACGGTCTTCGACGGGCACAAGATACCAATCAGCGAATGGATAGAGTATCTGTACAACTTGTTTTCCTATGTAAGCCTGCGTGCGGACTCATGGAACAACAAGAACGCCATAACCACGTCCCGATTCTGGCTTGAGAAGGTATTCCTCCTTGTCCAGGAATACCAGGAGGGCATCGTCCTCGAGGGTGAGGTGACCCTTGATGAGACCTTCTATTCCGTACGCACCTCGGATCTGGTCATGCAGGAAGGAAAGAAGCTGAGAGGCATATCGAGAAACCAGATCTGCATCGGCGTCGCCTGCGACTCCCATCATGTTTTCTGCACATTGGAGGGATACGGAAAGCCAACCCAGAGAAAGGCGTACGAATCCTTCAAGGATCACATCAGGCCTGGTTCGGTGCTCATCCATGACAAGGAAGGCTCCCACAGAAAGCTTGTTGAGGGACTTGGCCTTCAAAGCAGGGCCTACCAGTCGGCAGAGCTTAAGAAGCTCCAAGACAAGGAAAACCCGATGGAACGCGTCAACAGAATCCATTTCTATCTGAAGAGGTTCTTTCTTGCCCATTCCAGCTTCGACAGGGACTCGATTGAAGGCTTCATCAACCTCTTCTCATTCGTGATGAATCCTCCTAAGGAAAAGCTTGAAAAAGTGGATATTTTGATCAATTTGGGAATTGAGTGCTCCCGAAACATCTCATATCGGGAGCTGTTTCTCAAGAAGAAAGCGAATTCTGAAGGTTTCTAG